A genomic region of Microbacterium schleiferi contains the following coding sequences:
- the rsmA gene encoding 16S rRNA (adenine(1518)-N(6)/adenine(1519)-N(6))-dimethyltransferase RsmA, whose translation MPVSLLGAAEVRALAADLDMTPTKKLGQNFVVDANTVRKIVHLARVREGEHVVEVGPGLGSLTLAILETGAEVTAVEIDHRLAERLPATAAAHGVPDGALRVLDQDALRVTELPGDPAVLVANLPYNVSVPVLLHFLETFRSIARGVVMVQAEVGERLAAAPGSKVYGAPSAKAAWWGTWRLAGTVSRQVFWPVPNVDSVLVGFERAEPLGSEDERMLTFRIIDAAFQQRRKMLRQALAGVLGGTAAEASAVLERAGIAPTARGEELTATQFLGIARATSPAPR comes from the coding sequence ATGCCCGTCTCCCTCCTGGGCGCCGCGGAAGTGCGGGCGCTTGCCGCAGACCTCGACATGACCCCGACGAAGAAACTCGGACAGAACTTCGTCGTCGACGCCAACACGGTCCGCAAGATCGTCCACCTCGCCCGGGTACGGGAGGGCGAGCACGTCGTCGAGGTCGGTCCCGGTCTCGGCTCTCTGACGCTCGCGATTCTCGAGACCGGCGCCGAGGTCACCGCCGTCGAGATCGACCATCGCCTCGCCGAGCGTCTGCCCGCAACGGCGGCCGCGCACGGCGTGCCGGACGGCGCGCTGCGGGTCCTCGATCAGGATGCCCTGCGGGTCACCGAACTGCCCGGAGACCCCGCCGTGCTCGTGGCAAACCTGCCGTACAACGTGTCGGTGCCGGTGCTGCTGCACTTCCTCGAGACCTTCCGCTCCATCGCACGCGGCGTTGTGATGGTTCAGGCCGAAGTAGGGGAGAGGCTTGCCGCCGCGCCGGGGTCGAAGGTGTACGGGGCGCCGAGTGCCAAAGCGGCGTGGTGGGGGACGTGGCGGCTTGCCGGGACGGTCTCACGGCAGGTCTTCTGGCCCGTGCCCAACGTCGACAGCGTGCTCGTCGGCTTCGAACGCGCCGAGCCGCTGGGCTCAGAAGACGAACGGATGCTGACCTTCCGCATCATCGACGCCGCGTTCCAGCAGCGCCGCAAGATGCTGCGTCAGGCGCTTGCCGGCGTTCTCGGCGGCACGGCGGCTGAGGCATCCGCCGTGCTCGAACGTGCCGGAATCGCGCCGACCGCTCGCGGCGAGGAGCTGACGGCTACGCAGTTCCTGGGCATCGCGAGAGCAACCTCCCCGGCGCCGCGCTAG
- a CDS encoding aldo/keto reductase, with protein sequence MTEEQRFSRSRNDLHRPYSASEDRYSTTGYRQVGTSGLYLPPISLGLWWNFGDNIPFDNQRALLRHAFDSGITHFDLANNYGPPYGSAETNFGRMMREDFARYRDELIISSKAGYDMWPGPYGDYGSRKYILASAEQSLQRMGLDYVDIFYSHRMDPVTPVEETIAALDTLVRQGKALYVGISSYSAEQTAIAVAVARSLGTPLVIHQPSYSMLNRWVEDGLTGVLRQEGLGAIAFTPLAQGLLTDKYLGGAAADRAQNRNSVPADRVSERGSSLLGSLNEIARQRGQSLAQMAIQWVLRDSVVTSALIGASRPSQLDENLAAVAGPAFDTEELEQIDALTDGVDLSPSGPIWADSAAS encoded by the coding sequence ATGACCGAAGAGCAGCGATTCTCGCGCAGCCGAAACGACCTTCACCGCCCCTACTCGGCATCCGAGGACCGCTACTCAACCACCGGCTATCGGCAGGTGGGTACCTCGGGTCTCTACCTCCCGCCGATCTCGCTCGGGCTGTGGTGGAACTTCGGTGACAACATCCCATTCGACAATCAGCGGGCGCTGCTGCGGCACGCGTTCGATTCGGGAATCACCCACTTCGACCTGGCGAACAACTACGGCCCGCCGTACGGGTCTGCTGAGACGAACTTCGGCCGCATGATGCGCGAGGACTTCGCGCGCTACCGCGATGAGCTGATCATCTCGTCGAAGGCCGGATACGACATGTGGCCGGGGCCCTACGGTGACTATGGATCCCGCAAATACATCCTCGCGAGCGCCGAACAGTCGCTGCAGCGCATGGGACTCGACTACGTCGACATCTTCTACTCGCACCGCATGGATCCGGTGACCCCCGTCGAGGAAACGATCGCAGCGCTCGACACGCTCGTCCGTCAAGGAAAGGCCCTCTACGTCGGAATCTCGTCGTACTCGGCCGAGCAGACCGCCATCGCCGTCGCGGTAGCTCGCAGCCTCGGGACGCCACTGGTCATCCACCAGCCGTCGTACTCGATGCTCAACCGCTGGGTCGAGGACGGCTTGACCGGCGTCCTGCGTCAAGAAGGATTGGGCGCGATCGCCTTCACGCCTCTCGCGCAGGGCCTCCTCACCGACAAGTACCTCGGCGGCGCGGCCGCCGACCGCGCGCAGAACCGCAACTCCGTCCCCGCGGATCGTGTGTCAGAGCGCGGCAGCTCGCTCTTGGGAAGCCTCAATGAGATCGCGCGGCAGCGGGGCCAGAGTCTTGCGCAGATGGCGATCCAGTGGGTGCTGCGTGACTCGGTCGTCACCTCGGCGCTCATCGGTGCGTCGCGTCCGTCTCAGCTCGACGAGAACCTCGCCGCGGTCGCGGGCCCGGCCTTCGACACCGAGGAGCTGGAGCAGATCGACGCTCTCACCGACGGCGTGGATCTCTCACCGTCTGGCCCGATCTGGGCGGATTCCGCGGCATCGTGA
- the hemQ gene encoding hydrogen peroxide-dependent heme synthase produces MTASEPVTAPAAAPASDSHSADEASQIGLGYTLFAVLSVPRLQRSDVSDLAAAIETLPGSGVTLRGLYDVTGMRADADLMVWLHGEDPAAVQAALRRLRRTEPLWDAHLVWSAMGVHREAEFNKRHVPGYLRGESPRAWLCLYPFVRSYEWYLLPEEERSAMLAEHGRKGSVFRDVVANTVSTFALSDYEWLLPLESDNLLSLVDLMRDLRATDARRHVREEVPFYTGRRVEVEELLEVLS; encoded by the coding sequence GTGACCGCATCCGAACCCGTGACCGCCCCCGCCGCGGCACCCGCATCCGACTCCCACTCCGCCGACGAGGCTTCGCAGATCGGATTGGGCTACACGCTGTTCGCGGTGTTGTCGGTGCCGCGCCTGCAGCGCAGCGACGTGTCCGATCTCGCCGCGGCCATCGAGACGCTCCCCGGCAGCGGTGTGACCCTCCGCGGCCTCTATGACGTGACCGGCATGCGCGCGGACGCCGACCTGATGGTGTGGCTGCACGGCGAAGACCCCGCGGCGGTGCAAGCGGCGCTGCGCCGGCTGCGCCGGACAGAGCCGCTCTGGGACGCCCACCTGGTGTGGAGTGCGATGGGTGTGCACCGCGAGGCGGAGTTCAACAAGCGCCACGTGCCCGGGTACCTGCGCGGTGAGAGCCCGCGCGCGTGGCTGTGCCTGTATCCGTTCGTGCGCAGCTACGAGTGGTACCTGCTGCCGGAGGAGGAGCGCTCCGCGATGCTCGCCGAGCACGGCCGTAAGGGCAGCGTGTTCCGCGATGTCGTCGCCAACACGGTCTCGACCTTCGCGCTCAGCGACTACGAGTGGCTGCTGCCGCTCGAGAGCGACAACCTCCTGAGCCTTGTGGACCTGATGCGCGATCTTCGCGCCACCGACGCCCGCCGTCACGTGCGCGAAGAGGTGCCGTTCTACACGGGCCGCCGCGTCGAGGTCGAGGAGCTGCTGGAGGTGCTCTCATGA
- the hemB gene encoding porphobilinogen synthase codes for MSTFPTHRPRRLRQSPAMRRLVAEHTLSASALILPVFVTERAEPQPIATMPGVRQETLDTLPAVVDAAADAGIGGIMLFGVPLTRDATGSGATEPDGILNRAIRVAARASAGRLTVQADLCLDEFTDHGHCGVLDAHGGVDNDATLARYADMALAQAEAGAEILGLSGMMDGQVAAVRAALDAAGRDDVVLLAYSAKYASAFYGPFRDAVESTLVGDRKTYQLDPANAREGVLEATIDIQEGADIVMVKPAGPYLDVLSEVAARSSVPVWAYQVSGEYAMIELAAAAGAIDRDRAIMESVLGIRRAGADAILTYWALEIAARLRSAHPTAPEAHA; via the coding sequence ATGAGCACGTTCCCCACGCACCGCCCGCGCCGGTTGCGGCAGAGCCCGGCGATGCGCCGCCTTGTCGCCGAGCACACGCTGTCGGCATCCGCACTCATCCTCCCCGTGTTCGTCACCGAGCGCGCCGAACCGCAGCCGATCGCGACGATGCCCGGGGTACGGCAAGAGACCCTCGACACGCTGCCGGCGGTCGTGGATGCGGCAGCGGATGCCGGCATCGGCGGCATCATGCTCTTCGGCGTGCCGCTGACTCGGGATGCCACGGGGTCGGGGGCCACGGAACCTGACGGCATCCTCAACCGCGCCATCCGGGTCGCCGCGCGCGCATCGGCCGGGCGCCTCACGGTCCAGGCGGATCTGTGCCTCGACGAATTCACCGACCACGGCCACTGTGGCGTCCTCGACGCGCACGGTGGCGTCGACAACGACGCGACCCTCGCACGCTACGCCGATATGGCGCTCGCGCAGGCAGAGGCCGGCGCGGAGATCCTCGGACTGTCGGGAATGATGGACGGTCAGGTCGCGGCGGTGCGGGCGGCGCTGGATGCCGCAGGCCGCGACGACGTCGTGCTCTTGGCATACTCCGCCAAGTACGCCTCGGCGTTTTACGGTCCGTTCCGCGACGCCGTCGAGTCCACGCTCGTCGGTGACCGCAAGACCTACCAGCTCGACCCGGCCAACGCCCGCGAAGGCGTGCTTGAGGCGACCATCGACATCCAGGAGGGCGCCGACATCGTCATGGTCAAGCCCGCCGGCCCCTACCTCGACGTGCTCTCGGAGGTTGCGGCGCGCTCGTCCGTGCCGGTCTGGGCGTACCAGGTGTCGGGGGAGTACGCGATGATCGAGCTGGCCGCTGCGGCCGGGGCGATCGACCGCGACCGCGCCATCATGGAGTCCGTCCTCGGCATCCGTCGCGCGGGCGCCGACGCGATCCTCACCTACTGGGCCCTCGAGATCGCCGCCCGCCTGCGAAGCGCCCACCCCACCGCACCGGAGGCCCACGCATGA
- a CDS encoding uroporphyrinogen-III synthase has product MTTPMPADDGAAALAGRCVLVPRGGAWGERVARLLAGRGATPVIAPLIRTTDPRDLAARDRAFAGVAEGAYEWVFLTSAASVEQLHAAGVDISAGTHIAAVGRATARAVIDAGYDVDFVPAGRSSAATMIDQWCALHDPTRTGRCLVLRSDLAMAVVSDELEVRGYDLEVCIAYRTVGVDLDPAVRDRVRSGEIDTVLITSTSVARELAHQIGTFPPHAVLASLGPGTTKDAERRGFPVTLTSPDQSIESLILALPPT; this is encoded by the coding sequence GTGACCACCCCAATGCCGGCGGACGATGGCGCCGCGGCGCTGGCGGGACGGTGTGTCCTCGTGCCTCGGGGTGGCGCGTGGGGGGAGCGCGTGGCGCGCCTCCTCGCAGGCCGCGGCGCGACGCCCGTCATCGCCCCGCTCATCCGCACGACCGACCCGCGCGACCTCGCTGCTCGGGACCGCGCCTTCGCGGGGGTCGCTGAGGGGGCGTACGAGTGGGTGTTTCTCACGAGTGCCGCCAGCGTCGAGCAGTTGCACGCGGCGGGCGTGGACATCTCGGCGGGGACGCACATCGCCGCGGTGGGGCGTGCGACCGCGCGGGCGGTGATCGATGCCGGATACGACGTCGATTTCGTCCCTGCCGGCCGTTCGTCGGCGGCCACCATGATCGATCAGTGGTGCGCGCTCCACGATCCGACGCGCACGGGCCGGTGCCTCGTGCTGCGGTCGGACCTGGCGATGGCCGTCGTCAGCGACGAGCTTGAGGTGCGCGGCTACGATCTCGAGGTGTGCATCGCCTACCGCACGGTGGGTGTGGACCTCGACCCCGCGGTGCGGGACCGCGTGCGATCGGGGGAGATCGACACGGTGCTGATCACCTCGACGAGCGTGGCGCGGGAACTGGCTCACCAGATCGGCACGTTCCCCCCGCACGCGGTGCTGGCGTCTCTCGGCCCCGGCACAACGAAGGATGCCGAACGCCGAGGCTTCCCCGTCACCCTGACATCCCCCGACCAGTCAATAGAGTCCCTCATCCTGGCTCTCCCCCCAACCTGA
- a CDS encoding ferrochelatase has product MTEQTFRPKPPHAAGAYCAPGAAVCGATPAAASGPAHVEEPVPYDALLLLGFGGPEGQEDVIPFLRNVTAGRGIPDERLEEVAHHYRHFGGVSPINAQNRALVAALEAELADRGIDLPVYGGNRNWMPYVADAVTQLHADGHRRILALATSAYSSYSSCRQYREDLADALEATGLGEELQIDKIGQFFDHPGFVDSFVDGIRDGLGHLRAQGIEDPAEIEILFSTHSIPAADAERSGPRDRDFGHGGAYAAQHLAVAEQIVRRLGIDTSWQLVYQSRSGPPSMPWLEPDVNDAIRTLPEKGRRGVLIVPLGFVSDHMEVMWDLDTEAVETAQEVGLVPVRTATPGISPLYVAGLVDLVRERLEGTPAIERQRATSLGPWFDVCRPGCCENARLGFRPALAGLAP; this is encoded by the coding sequence ATGACTGAGCAGACCTTCCGACCTAAGCCCCCGCACGCGGCCGGGGCCTACTGCGCGCCGGGCGCGGCGGTGTGCGGGGCAACGCCCGCCGCGGCCAGCGGACCCGCCCACGTCGAGGAGCCCGTCCCCTACGACGCGCTGCTGCTCCTGGGCTTCGGGGGCCCGGAGGGACAAGAGGACGTCATCCCGTTCCTTCGCAACGTGACCGCCGGGCGCGGGATCCCCGATGAGCGGCTCGAGGAGGTCGCCCACCACTACCGCCACTTCGGCGGTGTCTCGCCCATCAACGCGCAGAACCGGGCGCTCGTCGCGGCTCTCGAAGCCGAGCTCGCCGATCGCGGCATCGACCTGCCCGTGTACGGGGGAAATCGCAACTGGATGCCGTACGTTGCCGACGCGGTAACGCAGCTGCACGCCGACGGACATCGCCGCATCCTGGCCCTTGCCACCAGTGCCTACAGCTCGTACTCCTCGTGCCGGCAATACCGCGAAGACCTCGCCGACGCGCTCGAGGCGACGGGCCTCGGGGAAGAGCTGCAGATCGACAAGATCGGCCAGTTCTTCGACCACCCCGGGTTCGTGGATTCCTTCGTCGACGGGATCCGTGACGGACTGGGACACCTGCGCGCGCAGGGGATCGAGGACCCCGCCGAGATCGAGATCCTCTTCTCCACCCACTCGATTCCCGCTGCGGATGCCGAGCGCTCTGGCCCTCGCGACCGCGACTTCGGTCACGGCGGCGCGTACGCTGCCCAGCACCTGGCCGTCGCCGAGCAGATCGTGCGGCGCCTGGGCATCGACACGTCGTGGCAGCTGGTGTATCAGAGCCGGTCGGGACCGCCGTCGATGCCGTGGCTTGAGCCTGACGTGAACGATGCGATCCGGACGCTCCCCGAGAAGGGGCGACGCGGGGTGCTCATCGTGCCGCTCGGGTTCGTGAGCGACCACATGGAGGTCATGTGGGACCTCGACACCGAAGCTGTCGAGACCGCGCAGGAGGTCGGTCTCGTTCCGGTGCGCACCGCGACGCCCGGCATCTCGCCCCTGTATGTGGCGGGGCTGGTAGACCTGGTCCGCGAGCGTCTCGAAGGGACTCCCGCGATCGAGCGCCAGCGTGCGACATCCCTCGGGCCCTGGTTCGATGTGTGCCGCCCCGGATGCTGCGAGAACGCCCGCCTGGGCTTCCGGCCCGCTCTCGCGGGGCTGGCACCGTGA
- the hemC gene encoding hydroxymethylbilane synthase, translating to MTGAPLRLGTRGSALAMTQSGTVAELLRSASGRPVELVSVTTHGDTATGPLASLGGTGVFATALRESLLAGECDFIVHSLKDLPNAAYPGITLIAVPERESARDALCTQDAAGLAALPAGARVGTGSPRRAAQVLSRRPDLVVTDIRGNVDTRLRKVADGDYDAIVLAEAGLRRIGRDGEIRETFDLGQWPSSAGQGALAIEMRTDQLAAELGTLLRALNDPHAELTALVERAVLAELEAGCAAPVGISAREGGDAVALLAQVYRHDGGHSIRVEDVVPASLVAEPAGRAAFAARIVAELRARGVDELAEGGTFS from the coding sequence GTGACGGGCGCACCGCTGCGGCTCGGAACCCGCGGCAGCGCGCTCGCAATGACCCAGTCGGGGACGGTTGCCGAGCTGCTGAGGTCAGCCTCGGGTCGTCCCGTCGAGCTCGTTTCCGTGACGACGCACGGCGACACCGCGACAGGGCCCCTGGCTTCCCTCGGCGGGACCGGGGTGTTTGCGACGGCCCTGCGCGAGTCGCTGCTGGCGGGGGAGTGCGACTTCATCGTCCACTCCCTGAAGGACCTCCCGAATGCGGCGTATCCCGGGATCACGTTGATCGCGGTGCCCGAGCGCGAGAGTGCCCGTGATGCCCTGTGCACGCAGGATGCTGCGGGCCTCGCGGCGCTTCCCGCCGGCGCGCGCGTCGGCACCGGCTCTCCGCGCCGGGCAGCTCAGGTTCTCAGCCGCCGCCCCGACCTCGTCGTCACCGACATCCGCGGCAACGTCGACACGCGACTGCGGAAGGTCGCGGACGGCGACTACGACGCCATCGTGCTTGCGGAGGCGGGGCTGCGACGCATCGGTCGCGACGGCGAGATCCGCGAGACCTTCGATCTGGGCCAGTGGCCGAGCTCTGCCGGTCAGGGAGCCCTGGCGATCGAGATGCGCACCGACCAGCTCGCCGCCGAGCTCGGCACGCTCCTGCGGGCACTCAACGACCCTCACGCGGAGCTGACCGCTCTCGTGGAACGCGCCGTGCTCGCCGAGCTGGAGGCCGGCTGCGCGGCCCCTGTCGGGATATCCGCCCGAGAGGGCGGCGACGCCGTCGCGCTCCTCGCGCAGGTGTATCGCCACGACGGTGGGCACAGCATCCGTGTCGAGGATGTTGTTCCCGCATCCCTCGTCGCCGAGCCGGCGGGACGAGCCGCGTTCGCCGCCCGCATCGTGGCGGAACTGCGCGCCCGCGGCGTCGACGAGCTGGCGGAGGGCGGGACATTCTCGTGA
- the hemL gene encoding glutamate-1-semialdehyde 2,1-aminomutase: MTDASTLTGNDALFDRARAAMPGGVNSPVRAFGSVGGTPRFFVSARGPYVTDADGREYVDLVASWGPAILGHAHPAVIEAVTAAAARGLSFGASTPAETELAEHIAGRVSAVERVRLVSTGTEATMTAVRLARGYTRRDLVVKFSGHYHGHSDGLLAQAGSGLATLALPGSAGVPEAIAAQTVVIPYNDPEALAAVFAQHPDRIAAVITEAAAANMGVVPPQPGFNALLARTCHEHGALLILDEVLTGFRVGPAGFWGLQDAVGEQYTPDLFTFGKVVGGGLPVAAVSGRAEVMDMLAPLGPVYQAGTLSGNPVAVAAGLETMRHADADVYARLDAASAQLSTAVADALTRESVPHAIQHAGNLFSVFWGEPVADGVENYETAVRQESFRYRAFFHAMLDAGVSLPPSAFEAWFLTAAHDDAALNRILDALPAAARAAAAARA; encoded by the coding sequence ATGACCGACGCATCCACCCTCACCGGCAACGACGCTCTCTTCGACCGCGCCCGCGCCGCGATGCCGGGCGGCGTCAACTCGCCCGTGCGCGCGTTCGGCTCGGTCGGCGGCACGCCCCGGTTCTTCGTGTCGGCCCGCGGGCCGTACGTGACGGATGCCGATGGCCGCGAGTACGTGGACCTCGTCGCCAGCTGGGGCCCGGCGATCCTCGGCCACGCCCATCCGGCCGTGATCGAGGCCGTCACCGCTGCCGCCGCCCGAGGGCTCTCGTTCGGAGCGAGCACACCGGCTGAGACGGAGCTGGCCGAGCACATCGCGGGCCGTGTCTCCGCCGTCGAGCGCGTGCGTCTGGTATCCACCGGCACCGAGGCGACCATGACCGCCGTGCGCCTTGCCCGCGGATACACCCGCCGCGACCTCGTCGTGAAGTTCTCGGGCCACTATCACGGCCACTCCGACGGCCTCCTCGCGCAGGCCGGTTCGGGCCTGGCCACGCTCGCCCTTCCGGGCTCCGCGGGCGTTCCCGAGGCGATTGCCGCGCAGACCGTCGTCATCCCCTACAACGACCCGGAGGCGCTCGCCGCAGTGTTCGCGCAGCATCCGGATCGCATCGCCGCCGTCATCACCGAGGCGGCGGCCGCCAACATGGGCGTCGTGCCGCCGCAGCCAGGCTTCAACGCGCTCCTGGCGCGCACCTGCCACGAGCACGGCGCCCTGCTCATCCTCGACGAGGTGCTCACGGGCTTCCGGGTGGGCCCCGCCGGATTCTGGGGCCTCCAGGACGCCGTGGGCGAGCAGTACACCCCCGACCTGTTCACGTTCGGAAAGGTCGTCGGCGGGGGACTGCCCGTCGCCGCCGTGTCCGGTCGCGCCGAGGTCATGGACATGCTTGCACCGCTCGGACCCGTCTATCAGGCCGGGACGCTCTCGGGAAACCCCGTCGCGGTCGCGGCCGGCCTTGAGACGATGCGCCACGCGGATGCCGACGTCTACGCCCGGCTCGACGCCGCCTCCGCGCAGTTGTCGACCGCGGTCGCCGACGCGCTGACCCGGGAAAGCGTGCCGCACGCCATCCAGCACGCGGGGAACCTGTTCAGTGTGTTCTGGGGCGAGCCGGTGGCCGATGGCGTCGAGAACTATGAGACCGCCGTGCGACAGGAATCCTTCCGCTACCGGGCCTTCTTCCACGCCATGCTCGACGCGGGAGTCTCTCTCCCGCCGTCCGCGTTCGAGGCCTGGTTCCTCACTGCAGCTCACGATGACGCGGCACTGAACCGCATCCTCGATGCCCTACCCGCCGCAGCGCGGGCCGCCGCAGCAGCCCGCGCCTGA
- a CDS encoding sugar porter family MFS transporter yields the protein MTSSSDALPTGTFSLNSPYGRRAIGLSIAAAVGGFLFGFDSSVVNGAVESIQSDFALNDFVTGFIVAVALLGCAVGALTAGNLADRWGRLRVMFLGAVMFFISAIGTGLAFSVWDLGLWRVVGGIGIGIASVVAPAYIAEVAPRQIRGGLASLQQLAITIGIFAALLSDAMLEGIAGGADNVLWLGLEAWRWMFLVAVIPAAVYGILSFTVPESPRYLISKGRNDEARAIFARLVPAVDLDKTMNDLITAIETDKKNAGVSIRGKALGLQPIVWIGIILSVFQQFVGINVIFYYSTSLWNSVGMTNAPLISVFTSVTNVLVTLIAIFLVDRVGRKPILLTGSVLMTVSLGTMALAFTFSETVNGEVTLPGAWGPLALVAANLFVVGFGASWGPLVWVLLGEIFPSRIRGKALGVAAGAQWIANFLITMSFPVMSSWSLPLTYGMYATFAALSFFFVWLRIPETKGMELEQTETLFTRPKAKAKA from the coding sequence GTGACATCCTCATCTGACGCGCTCCCCACGGGGACGTTCTCTCTCAACAGTCCCTATGGTCGCCGGGCTATCGGCCTGTCCATCGCCGCTGCTGTCGGTGGATTCCTGTTCGGCTTCGATTCCTCGGTCGTCAATGGCGCGGTCGAGTCCATCCAGTCCGACTTCGCTCTCAACGATTTCGTGACCGGGTTCATCGTCGCCGTCGCCCTGTTGGGCTGCGCGGTCGGCGCCCTGACCGCCGGCAACCTCGCCGACAGGTGGGGGCGCCTGCGGGTGATGTTCCTCGGCGCCGTGATGTTCTTCATCAGCGCGATCGGTACCGGCCTCGCCTTCTCGGTGTGGGATCTGGGTCTGTGGCGCGTCGTCGGCGGTATCGGCATCGGCATCGCGTCCGTCGTCGCGCCCGCCTACATCGCCGAGGTCGCCCCTCGACAGATCCGCGGTGGCCTCGCGTCGCTGCAGCAGCTGGCGATCACGATCGGTATCTTCGCGGCGCTGCTCTCCGACGCCATGCTCGAGGGCATCGCGGGAGGCGCCGACAACGTCCTCTGGCTCGGTCTCGAGGCCTGGCGCTGGATGTTCCTGGTCGCTGTGATCCCCGCCGCCGTGTACGGCATCCTCTCGTTCACGGTGCCCGAGTCACCCCGCTACCTGATCAGCAAGGGCCGCAACGACGAGGCTCGGGCGATCTTCGCGAGACTCGTCCCGGCCGTCGACCTTGACAAGACGATGAACGATCTCATCACGGCGATCGAGACCGACAAGAAGAACGCGGGAGTCTCCATCCGCGGAAAGGCCCTGGGGCTGCAGCCGATCGTCTGGATCGGCATCATCCTGTCGGTGTTCCAACAGTTCGTCGGCATCAACGTGATCTTCTACTACTCGACGAGCCTGTGGAACTCGGTCGGCATGACCAACGCGCCCCTCATCAGCGTCTTCACGAGCGTCACGAACGTGCTGGTCACCCTGATCGCGATCTTCCTCGTCGACCGGGTCGGCCGAAAGCCGATCCTGTTGACGGGGTCCGTGCTCATGACCGTGTCGCTCGGCACGATGGCACTCGCGTTCACGTTCTCCGAGACGGTCAACGGCGAGGTCACGCTCCCCGGTGCGTGGGGTCCGCTCGCGCTCGTGGCCGCAAACCTGTTCGTGGTCGGCTTCGGCGCCTCGTGGGGGCCGCTCGTGTGGGTGCTGCTGGGCGAGATCTTCCCGAGCCGCATCCGCGGCAAGGCGCTCGGTGTCGCAGCCGGTGCGCAGTGGATCGCGAACTTCCTCATCACGATGAGCTTCCCCGTGATGTCGAGCTGGTCGCTGCCGCTCACCTACGGCATGTACGCGACCTTCGCCGCCCTCTCGTTCTTCTTTGTGTGGCTGCGCATCCCCGAGACCAAGGGGATGGAGCTCGAGCAGACCGAGACCCTCTTCACGCGGCCCAAGGCAAAGGCCAAGGCCTAG